In Mucinivorans hirudinis, the DNA window ATAGAAAAACGGGGTAGCCACCGCGCACGCATAAACTCCTTGCCCGAGGCTGAGAGAGATGCCGTGTGGGCGTTACTAGCCGGTTGGCTGAAATAGTAAAGGGTGATTTCAAAGGAAAGGGTTACACATAATGGGCAGATATTAACCTCTATCGGGAGGTAGGTGGCATTAAGGTATAGGTGAGATGAGTGGGGTAAAGGTTTTCGATAAAGTCCGCGGTAGGCATCTGGTGCTCACCCCTGAGGAGGGGGTGAGGCAGTGGTTTGTAGACTACCTGAGCCGGCAGTTGGGTGTGGATGAGTACCGCATTGGACGCGAGGTTACCGTTGATGCACATAATCGAGCGGATATTGTGGTTTATGACCGCGCGGGCAGGGCGCAACTTATCGTGGAGTGTAAGGCACCTACGGTGGCAATAGGGAGAGAGGTCGTAGAGCAGTTGGCTAGATATAATAATCTGCTGGGTGGGGTTGAGTATCTGGTGGCGACGAACGGTTCGACTACGGTGGCTCTGAGGCTCGTTAATGGGGCGTATGAGAGCACAGATGAACTGGTGCTGTAGAGATGGGGGGCTTTATAGCTCCCCATTTTTTTTTTACAATCTGTTTTACACACAATTTTTATCTTCTTTATTTTAATTTAATGTATTTAATAAATATTTAATAATAATAATAATAATAGGCTGTTGATAAGTATAACAACTTGGGGGATATGAGATGTTATAAACAATTTATAATATGCAAATATGTTGTAAATTAAGATTATAAAAAGTTGTTAACATTTTTGCAGGTAGGTTGTTGACATATCAGTTACTAACAATGGGTGTATGAATTGTGCTTAATCGGGTCGAAGAGATGTCAGCAAAAATTTAATAACTTTTTTATTGCAAAACCGAAAATTTTACTTCATCTTTTAACGTTAGCACTATTAAGCAAACTGCCAAATAAAGTTGTTATAACTTTTCAACAACACTTTTAACATTTAGACACTTTTACTTAATGTTGATTATCAGTTAGTTTCAATTAAGCAAAAAAAGTTATCTACAAGTTATTATTAAGCAAAAAAAATATGAATAAATATTTGATTTCTTGCATATATTCACTAACTTTGGGAATCACAATAGTGCGTTAATAAGTTAATTAACACGTTGATATTCCGTATAATATCTAGTATTATCGCCCTTGGAAGCCCTGAGTCTCAGTCGTGATAACTATCTTAATAACCTGTCTATGATGATAACCGGCAACAGCGCCGGTTGACAGTAGTCGTAAATTTTTAGCGAACTATTCATTTATTAACTCGGAATTAAAGAATTTGGATTTTTGACAACTCTTTCGCGCAATTTCATCGTTATGTCCTGCAATAAAAATCCTCATATAAGTCAATTATACTCCGGTTTTTATTGCAGCAAAAGCCTTGAACTGCGATAAAATATCTGCAACAAATTATCCAAATTCTTTAATACCGAGTCAATAAGAGGAGTTATAAAAATTAGCAGTTTCTCACTTCCATTTAATAACTATAATTATGTGTTTAGCCCGTGAGCAGACAGACTTTTTATTGACAAGAGCCTTCAACGCCGCAGTAAGTGCAGGTGCGAAGATTTATGAGATTTACACGAGCTATGACGACTTTGGTGTCAGCCTCAAAGCCGACTCCACACCAATCACCATAGCCGACCGCCAGGCGCACTCCATAATCGCCAAGCGGCTTGCGCAAACCAGAATCCCCATCCTGAGCGAAGAGGGGCGAGATATACTCTACGAGGAGCGGCAAAATTGGGATCTCTTCTGGTTGGTAGACCCCCTTGACGGTACAAGACAATTCATCGAGCGTACAGGAGAGTTTACCATCAACATCGCCCTTATTGCGGATAACAAACCTCTTTTGGGTGTAATTTATCACCCCTGTTCCGATACTGTCTACCTGAGCGACCCCGACCGCGGAGCATTTTCTAAGGTCGGTGTGAGAGTTTCTCAAACAACAGAATATACAGTTAATGAGATTTTTCGCGATGCCCGTAAACTACCCCTACATAACGAGCAAGGGGGGAGAAGTGCACGCCTCTTGCTCAGCAGGGTGAGGGAGAGTAACGTGGCGCACGACTTCATAGAAAACGTACGAACAGACCACCCCGACCTGCAAGTGTTGGAGTATGGCAGCTCGTTGAAACTATGTCTCTTAGCCGAGGGCAGCGCGGACTACTATATAAGAACCACTCAGACAATGGAGTGGGACACGGCAGCCGGTGAGGCTATTATGCGCGGTGCAGGAGTCCGCATATGCGATTTGCATGGCAATGACCTTCAGTATAATAAAGAGAAACTTGAGAATCCGCCTTTTCTTTGTAAGTGCAGTAGATAGCACTTTGGCTCCTTACAGTTCAGCCGGTTATTATTAACTCGGAAGTAGTATTTGTAAATCTTGAAATAAATTATTACCTTCGTGAAAATAAACATCTTTTCACGTAATATGAATAATCACTCCTTTTACAAACCATTCTACATAGCGACGAAACTTCAGAAATTTATGGCATCACCCCTAGCAGGTGGTACTGTTCTGATTATCTGTACAATAATTGCCATAGTTCTATCCAATATCGAAGCTACGGCTCATTGGTATCACTCGATATGGACGCGTAATTTAACTATCGGTTTCGAGGGTTTTCAGCTCAGTAAACCGCTGGAGTTGTGGATAAATGATGCCCTTATGGCTGTCTTTTTCTTTGTCGTTGGGTTGGAGATTAAGCGTGAAATTATTGGCGGACAGCTCAATTCGCTCAAGCAGGCATCCCTTCCCATTGCAGCAGCTTTTGGAGGTATGGCTGTGCCGGCACTTATATACTTCTTTTTTAATGGAGAGGGTGTTGCAAAAGATGGCTGGGGGATACCGATGGCAACGGATATAGCCTTTGCCTTGGGTATACTCTCGATGATGAGTACGCGTGTGCCACTCTCTTTGAAAATTTTCCTCACGGCACTCGCCATTGTGGACGATTTGGGGGCGATTCTAGTAATTGCGATTTTCTATTCGTCTCAAATAGATTGGTTGATGCTCGGTGCGGCGGCTTTGGTTTTTGCCTATTTGGTTTCGCTCAACCGCCGTGGGGTGCACAAGATGCGTTGGTATCTATTCCCGAGTATAATTTTGTGGATACTGTTCTTGAAATCAGGCGTTCACGCCACCATTGCCGGTGTTCTCATTGCGATGACTATGCCCTATACGGCAAAATATAGCAAGAAGTTTTTCCTCGACCACAGCCACGACCTTCGCGAGCGCTTTCGGCTTGCAGATAAAGGTAATATTGATGTTATCCACAATGAGACACAACATTATATATTACAGGATATGCGGGTCTTGTCGCGTAATGCCATATCGCCCGTACAGCGATTGGAGCACGCCCTGCACGGGGCGGTGGCGTTCTTTATAATGCCTATCTTTGCCCTTGCAAATGCCGGCATTGCTGTATCGGTAGCAGACCTTCACGCGCTTGTCTCGGACCAGGGACTTGGTATTATTATGGGCTTGGTGATTGGTAAACCCCTTGGAATCATATTGTTCAGTTTCTTGGCTATCAAGTTGGGATGGTCTGTGATGCCCTCGGGTGCGACGTGGGCAAAGTTAGTTGCGGTGGGATGTTTGGGAGGTATCGGCTTTACGATGTCTATTTTTATTGATAATCTTGCCTTTACAGACCCAACGTTGATTAATTACGGAAAGATGGCAATCCTTTTTGCCTCGGTTTTGGCGGCAACTATTGGTTGCTTGTTGATGGTGATGACCAAAAAAGTGGGGTTGAAGGATAGATGGTAGTGATATAAGGAAAAATTCTAAGTGAAAAATGAAAATTGAGCAATTAATCGTGAAAAACTTCAGGGTTTATCGCGATGTAGAGATTAGAAATTTATCTAATTTGTCGGTGTTTATCGGAGCTAATGGTTCCGGTAAGTCTACATTGTTTGATGTTTTTGGCTTTTTGCACGATGCTCTTAAAGGCAATGTTCGTACGGCTATAGCCAAGCGCGGTGGTTTCAATGAGGTTCGTTCCAGAGACAGTAAAGGAGCTATTGAATTTATCATAAAATTCAGAAATCCTGTTGTTGACAAGGAGTTGCAACCTTTGATAACTTACGAACTTACCATTGATATTTGCGAGAAGACGAAATTGCCAATCATCAAGAAAGAGATTCTCAAGTATCGCCGCGGTCAGACCGGTAAACCGTATAATTTTTTAGATTTCAAAGAGGGTGAGGGGACGGCGATTATTAATGAGGAGAATTTTGAGAAAGAGAAACAGAGTTTTAAAGACCATAGAGAGGTTCAGAAATTGGACTCTCCTGATATTTTGGCAATCAAAGGGCTTGGTCAATTTCAAAAGTTCAAGGCTATAAGTTCTTTTCGTCGATTGTTGGATAATTGGTTTGTATCCAACTTTCAGATACACTCGGCACAGTCAATTATAGATTCCGGGGTTAGTGAACATTTATCGAATACGGGGGATAATTTGGCTCAATATACCAAATATATTTATGAGAATTTTCCTGATGAGTTTATAGCCATTTTGCAAAAATTGCAAAGCAGAGTTCCGGGTATGGATAGTGTTACAGCAGAGGAAACCTCTGATGGTAGAATTGTTCTTAAATTTAAGGATGGTAGCTTTAAAGACCCTTTTATATCACGTTATGTGTCGGATGGCACAATAAAGATGTTTGCTTATTTAATGCTCCTTCACGACCCCAAGCCACATCCTCTTTTATGTGTCGAAGAGCCTGAAAATTATCTCAATCCCGAGCTTTTGCCTGAATTAGCCGAAGAGTTTCGTGAATACGCTAACAAAGGAGGACAGGTCTTTATCTCGACGCACTCACCCGATTTTATTAATGCATTGGACGTAGATGAGCTATTTTGGTTGAAGAAAGGGAGTGGATATACCTCCATAAAAAAAGCGTCGGAGGATGAGGTTGTTAATTCGCTCTTTACGAATGGTGATAAACTTGGATGGTTATGGATGCAGGGTTATTTTACGGGTAGTAGTCCAAAAATTTAGAGTTTATGGCACGTGTCGAAATTTTAGTCGAAGAGCAATCAATGGAGTGTTGTTTGAGGGAAATATTGCCAAAAATTGTCTCTGATAATTGGACTTTAGATGAAAACTATTTCATAAGAAGTCATCAAGGAAAGAGCGATTTGCGCAAATCAATCCCTACGAAAATTAGAACATTTAGCCATTGGTGGGAGCCTGTTGCTGTCATTATTTTGCACGACCAAGATAGTGCAGATTGTGTTACTCTTAAAAAAGATTTGATAGAATTATGTGGAGACTGTAATGTGCCTATACTGGTAAGAGTGGTTTGTCGTGAATTAGAGTCTTGGTATTTGGGAGACCTTAGAGCCGTCGAGAGTGCTTATGCGAAATTCAGAAGTGAAAATTATTTACGCAGAGCTCAATTCCGCAACCCCGACCAACTGGGTGCAAAAGATTATTTGAGAATTATTTTACCGGAATATCAGCCATTATACTCCTCGAAAGTCACTGCAAAATATATGAATATTGAGGGTAATAACTCCGAAAGCTTTCGGCAATTTGTATTAGGAGTAAGGCGCATTTTTTCACAAATGGAGCATAAGTAATAGATAAAATAGTTTAAGTTGGAAAATTTCATTGTTTCGGCGCGAAAATTTCGCCCTCAGACTTTTCGCTCGGTTGTGGGGCAGCAACATATAACTCGGACGCTCAAGAACGCTATTGAGCGGGGGAAATTGGCTCACGCTTACCTCTTTACCGGTCCGCGAGGTGTGGGTAAGACTTCGTGCGCACGTATCTTTGCCCGCACCATTAACTGCCTGAACCCCACGGCGGAGTATGAGGCTTGCGGCACTTGCGAGTCGTGTGTTTCGTTTGCCAAAGACCGCTCTTTTAATATCCACGAGTTGGACGCTGCTTCCAATAACTCGGTTGATGATATTCGTGCCCTCACCGAGAAGGTGCGTATTGCTCCGCAGGTCGGCAAATATTCGGTTTATATTATAGATGAGGTACATATGCTCTCTACGGCGGCTTTCAATGCTTTTTTGAAGACATTGGAAGAGCCACCTCACTACGCCATTTTT includes these proteins:
- a CDS encoding 3'(2'),5'-bisphosphate nucleotidase; this translates as MCLAREQTDFLLTRAFNAAVSAGAKIYEIYTSYDDFGVSLKADSTPITIADRQAHSIIAKRLAQTRIPILSEEGRDILYEERQNWDLFWLVDPLDGTRQFIERTGEFTINIALIADNKPLLGVIYHPCSDTVYLSDPDRGAFSKVGVRVSQTTEYTVNEIFRDARKLPLHNEQGGRSARLLLSRVRESNVAHDFIENVRTDHPDLQVLEYGSSLKLCLLAEGSADYYIRTTQTMEWDTAAGEAIMRGAGVRICDLHGNDLQYNKEKLENPPFLCKCSR
- a CDS encoding Na+/H+ antiporter NhaA type, producing the protein MASPLAGGTVLIICTIIAIVLSNIEATAHWYHSIWTRNLTIGFEGFQLSKPLELWINDALMAVFFFVVGLEIKREIIGGQLNSLKQASLPIAAAFGGMAVPALIYFFFNGEGVAKDGWGIPMATDIAFALGILSMMSTRVPLSLKIFLTALAIVDDLGAILVIAIFYSSQIDWLMLGAAALVFAYLVSLNRRGVHKMRWYLFPSIILWILFLKSGVHATIAGVLIAMTMPYTAKYSKKFFLDHSHDLRERFRLADKGNIDVIHNETQHYILQDMRVLSRNAISPVQRLEHALHGAVAFFIMPIFALANAGIAVSVADLHALVSDQGLGIIMGLVIGKPLGIILFSFLAIKLGWSVMPSGATWAKLVAVGCLGGIGFTMSIFIDNLAFTDPTLINYGKMAILFASVLAATIGCLLMVMTKKVGLKDRW